A DNA window from Shewanella baltica contains the following coding sequences:
- the proB gene encoding glutamate 5-kinase: protein MTDLPWKRIVVKVGSALIAPHKQGCSSHYLLGIAQFITYCRAQGIQVVLVSSGSVAAGWHHFGEVDKPSVTVKKAMAAAGQADMMATWNKLFDFPTAQLLLTHGDLRNRDRYISIKDTIFSLLEHGLLPIINENDAVTADKLKVGDNDNLSAMVAAAADADTLIICSDVNGLYTQNPHENPDAQLIKQVTEINAEIYAMAGGASSAVGTGGMRTKIQAAKKAISHGIETFIINGFDADSFNQLLKGQNPGTLFTPDEKPMQDHLHWMTHTSQAQGEVIVENDFNISLDIHSEQLTSDDVVAINGDFSAGDTILVRKGDGTKLAKAKSNYSSCLLSFITDQDDREFASEFQQKTGPIISEKNIAILE from the coding sequence ATGACTGACTTACCCTGGAAACGCATTGTCGTTAAGGTAGGTAGTGCCCTGATTGCACCCCACAAACAAGGTTGCAGCAGTCACTACTTACTCGGCATTGCCCAATTTATTACTTATTGTCGTGCCCAAGGGATCCAAGTTGTCTTGGTCTCTTCGGGCTCAGTCGCCGCGGGATGGCATCACTTTGGCGAGGTTGATAAACCTAGCGTCACAGTGAAGAAAGCCATGGCAGCAGCAGGTCAGGCCGATATGATGGCCACATGGAACAAGTTATTTGATTTCCCGACCGCACAGCTACTGTTAACTCACGGCGATTTACGCAACCGAGATCGTTACATCAGTATTAAAGATACGATTTTCAGCCTACTCGAACATGGGCTACTGCCTATCATCAACGAGAACGATGCCGTGACCGCCGACAAGCTCAAAGTTGGCGATAACGATAATCTCTCGGCCATGGTAGCCGCAGCGGCCGATGCCGATACCCTGATTATCTGTTCGGATGTGAATGGGCTTTACACACAAAACCCCCATGAAAATCCCGATGCACAGCTTATCAAGCAGGTGACCGAGATTAACGCCGAAATCTACGCCATGGCAGGCGGCGCCAGCAGTGCCGTCGGCACTGGTGGTATGCGGACTAAGATACAAGCCGCCAAGAAGGCGATTTCCCACGGGATCGAAACCTTTATTATCAATGGTTTTGATGCTGACTCATTCAACCAATTGTTGAAGGGCCAAAACCCAGGAACCTTATTTACCCCCGATGAAAAGCCAATGCAAGATCACTTGCACTGGATGACACATACCTCGCAGGCTCAGGGCGAAGTCATTGTTGAAAATGACTTTAATATCTCCCTCGATATCCATAGCGAACAATTGACCAGCGACGATGTCGTCGCCATCAATGGGGACTTTTCTGCCGGTGACACCATTTTAGTACGCAAAGGTGATGGTACTAAATTGGCCAAGGCCAAATCCAATTACAGCAGTTGTTTACTTAGCTTTATTACGGACCAAGACGATCGCGAGTTTGCCAGTGAATTTCAGCAAAAGACTGGACCGATCATTTCCGAGAAAAACATCGCCATTCTCGAATAA